From the genome of Ananas comosus cultivar F153 linkage group 16, ASM154086v1, whole genome shotgun sequence, one region includes:
- the LOC109722078 gene encoding C2 and GRAM domain-containing protein At5g50170-like — protein sequence MSLRGPSACAPACAGPRGGCGPRGYARGLARGCVARAVAAGRAAVTSRPWLVRGPRLCAVPAFWEILLTVSLYGRSNKNSATHTTISSFRSRDNTRPVDEITPLSVTEGAKHSRMTSINNSICAGEDLDIVPGSHLAEGIKNNDSVNKSATLAVDKDASAEFTDATFEEAMEIMQLRDESEMPENLQGGILLEQTYTIEPKDLNSFLFGPNSKFMKDLAELQGTTDYQETPWTWKCMDPPCLTSAVSYTKAATKLVKAVKATEEQTYIKADGKRFAVMVRVSTPEVPFGNSFEVVLLYKIMPGPELLSGEESSHFVISFSIDFLQSTVMKSMIEGSARQGLKENFESFADTLSQHIKPATSSELEFDKDKLLAPLQLDHQSDLELAIKYFCNFTVVSTIVMVLYVLLHILLSQPATMKGLEFDGLDLPDTFGELITSAIIVLQVECVLDMISHFVQARMRRGCDHGVQARGVGWLLTVALVEGKSLPPVVSSGFSDPYVVFSCNGVTRTSSVQLQTSDPQWNEIMEFDAMQEPPSVLDVEVFNFDGPFDLSTSLGHAEINFLKHASAELADIWVPLEGRLAQTCQSQLHLRIFLDNTRGVETIREYLAKMEKEVGKKLDIRSPHKNSAFQKLFGLPPEEFLINDYSCSLKRKIPLQGRLFLSARTVGFYANLFGHKTKFFFLWEDVEDIQVVPPSFATMGGPALLMTLKRGRGLDARHGAKSQDQEGRLRFQFQSFVSFNTASRTIMALWRMKNMVIDQRAKLEQDQQDDGKSYVSTDDAESIMNIDDVALSKAYSSELSVDLNSLMEIFNGGDLEMKIMSKVGCLNYSSTPWEDAKPNIQERRVRYKFNRYMSIFGSEVVSTQMKSPSIDGNGWTIDDVTTLHNVPFSDCFRVRLRYDIQSRITESWRSQCDVFVGIEWLRSTKFQQRITRNICDKLAHRAKEIFELAEREIPSAKATSSDR from the exons ATGAGCTTGCGCGGCCCATCCGCCTGCGCGCCGGCTTGTGCGGGCCCGCGTGGTGGCTGCGGCCCGCGTGGCTACGCCCGCGGCCTAGCGCGCGGCTGCGTGGCCCGCGCGGTTGCGGCTGGGCGCGCCGCGGTGACCTCGCGGCCGTGGCTTGTGCGCGGGCCGCGGCTATGCGCGGTACCTGCGTTCT GGGAAATTCTTCTCACTGTATCGTTGTACGGAAGAAGCAATAAAAATTCTGCTACTCATACCACAATTTCAAGTTTTCGCAGTAGAGACAACACACGCCCAGTCGATGAAATCACACCTTTGAGTGTCACTGAAGGAGCGAAACATTCTCGCATGACAAGTATAAACAATTCAATTTGTGCAGGTGAAGACTTGGACATAGTTCCAGGTAGCCATTTGGCAgaaggaataaaaaataatgattcaGTCAACAAATCTGCTACCCTAGCGGTTGACAAAGATGCAAGTGCAGAGTTTACAGATGCCACCTTTGAGGAAGCCATGGAAATCATGCAGTTGAGGGACGAAAGCGAAATGCCAGAGAATCTTCAAGGCGGCATACTGCTCGAACAAACTTATACTATAGAGCCCAAAGATCTCAATTCTTTCCTCTTTGGACCCAATTCAAAGTTCATGAAAGATCTAGCAGAACTACAGGGTACTACAGATTATCAAGAAACCCCATGGACATGGAAGTGCATGGACCCGCCGTGTTTGACAAGTGCAGTTAGCTACACGAAAGCTGCAACAAAGCTCGTGAAAGCAGTTAAAGCTACTGAGGAGCAGACCTACATTAAAGCAGATGGTAAAAGATTTGCAGTTATGGTTCGCGTCAGCACCCCGGAGGTTCCCTTCGGTAACTCCTTTGAGGTCGTTTTGCTTTACAAGATTATGCCCGGTCCAGAGCTATTATCAGGTGAAGAGAGCTCTCACTTTGTTATATCCTTTAGTATCGATTTTCTCCAGAGTACTGTGATGAAAAGTATGATTGAAGGAAGTGCTCGGCAGGGacttaaagaaaattttgagaGCTTCGCAGACACTCTATCTCAACATATTAAACCAGCAACTTCTTCGGAGCTCGAATTCGACAAGGATAAGTTATTAGCACCACTGCAGCTAGATCACCAATCAGACTTGGAATTGGCAATCAAATACTTTTGTAACTTCACTGTAGTTTCGACCATTGTAATGGTGCTGTATGTTCTTCTGCACATTCTGCTATCTCAGCCTGCAACGATGAAAGGACTGGAGTTCGATGGTTTAGATCTACCAGATACTTTTGGTGAGCTGATCACCTCTGCAATAATAGTTCTCCAAGTAGAATGCGTACTTGATATGATCTCTCATTTTGTACAGGCGAGGATGCGAAGAG GTTGTGATCATGGAGTCCAAGCACGAGGAGTTGGTTGGCTTCTCACTGTAGCTTTGGTCGAGGGGAAAAGTTTGCCACCAGTTGTTTCTTCCGGATTTTCAGATCCATATGTGGTATTCAGCTGCAACGGTGTAACTAGAACAAGCTCTGTGCAGCTTCAAACTTCGGATCCTCAATGGAATG AGATAATGGAGTTTGATGCAATGCAAGAACCACCTTCGGTGTTGGATGTCGAAGTTTTCAACTTCGATGGCCCATTTGACCTGTCGACATCTCTCGGCCATGCGGAGATTAATTTCCTAAAACACGCATCTGCTGAACTTGCTGATATTTGGGTTCCCCTTGAAGGAAGATTGGCTCAGACATGTCAGAGTCAGCTTCACCTGAGAATTTTCTTGGATAACACAAGAGGAGTAGAAACAATTAGAGAGTATCTAGCAAAGATGGAGAAGGAAGTCGGCAAGAAG TTAGACATTCGGTCACCTCACAAGAATTCAGCATTTCAAAAGCTTTTTGGGTTACCGCCGGAAGAATTTCTCATCAACGACTACTCGTGTTCCTTAAAGAGGAAGATACCATTGCAG GGAAGACTCTTCCTGTCGGCAAGAACTGTTGGTTTCTATGCTAATCTCTTTGGGCATAAAACAAAATTCTTCTTCCTCTGGGAAGATGTCGAGGACATTCAAGTGGTCCCACCATCCTTCGCGACAATGGGTGGTCCGGCACTGCTGATGACCTTGAAGAGAGGTCGAGGACTAGATGCGCGACACGGTGCTAAGTCCCAAGATCAGGAAGGAAGATTGAGATTTCAGTTCCAATCTTTCGTGTCTTTCAACACGGCTAGCAG GACGATCATGGCCTTGTGGAGGATGAAAAACATGGTAATTGACCAGAGAGCCAAGCTGGAACAAGACCAACAAGACGATGGCAAATCATACGTTTCAACTGATGATGCCGAATCTATTATGAATATCGATGATGTGGCGCTTTCAAAGGCATATTCTTCAGAGCTTTCTGTCGAT TTAAATTCGCTCATGGAAATATTTAACGGAGGAGATcttgagatgaaaataatgaGTAAAGTCGGCTGTTTGAATTACTCATCGACCCCATGGGAAGATGCTAAACCCAACATTCAGGAGAGGCGCGTCCGCTACAAGTTTAATCGCTACATGTCTATTTTCGGCAGTGAAGTGGTTAGTACCCAGATGAAGTCTCCTTCTATAGACGGTAACGGATGGACGATAGATGATGTTACGACTCTTCACAATGTCCCGTTCAGTGACTGCTTCCGT GTTCGTCTGCGATATGATATTCAATCCCGCATTACAGAATCCTGGAGAAGCCAGTGTGATGTATTTGTCGGCATTGAATGGcttagaagcaccaaatttCAGCAGAGAATCACTCGCAACATTTGCGACAAACTGGCTCACAGGGCAAAGGAGATTTTCGAACTGGCTGAGAGGGAAATTCCTTCGGCCAAGGCGACTTCTTCGGACCGGTAG